Proteins encoded within one genomic window of Trichoderma asperellum chromosome 2, complete sequence:
- a CDS encoding uncharacterized protein (EggNog:ENOG41), which produces MRQYFPLTYCYLLPLTTTPIPKSMDLLCEPKSPATPPRKTPYVCDELWDGGPFKTYPIRKGKVGLVPPHLRHFLGAGAFLEPYHELLYPTSKEEIQPFLQTWLWFGLLAEMLGLNEISPGVHLVENTVAAEGIRNLYANTVYLSDEDGKRYISAKEVLNSTQVIAERQKLAPDKRERLIYIRDCLRYANLMIPSALNLDETVRYSICALGEYFSTGLSSVVAQSTTKIDVPNLAFSWHQGYMQLGGTIDKQMLQRGWCPSETEKIRSQFQGLHTMHHISQLQRPNANQDHSNCTRHLCTAFQMDIETYQPSHLSDDCGCPLLTIDERVTSLILRSTDTYPILRFDQIGDESDNFELVVEPYEPGVPYVALSHVWANGLGNPRANSLPRCQVKRVAQLIASLQGQVDAEQTEHRIQYRIWIDTFCCPIELESKLIALERIAGVYRNAAHVLVLDATLTGLNSQDTHPAELLLRIYGASPWMRRLWTLQEGALTRSLFVQLENNAVRGFDLLVSLFDAGNGDPRYMRIWQDVIHAYNELQGFGLQYGGLEPTTPQLLTLQRALQFRTVSVASDEPLCISTLMSLDTKYIASTSDTESRMIRTWELLNKLHSGLPPRLIFYADEVLSTPGWRWAPRSLLGSSVKDPTMGFDERMLRLVSAPNVQGIPTPLGLKVTFPGCRLIPLPLAASLSLHPWPGAINASEDQIIIRQEESGKWYRILDWYRSKKLSSWTNDEKTAFDREQNDPLCREIDSGKCVLIYDEKSRANDMIVACMALVEKIPEDFEHNSITSRELNAGLRVHRTRTVIMSILSNEEVRMMTVFRDLASTIAAYQETYQLSAIKDRDSEEWKSCMSNIKAKMREVVAEALNSSPELVQIIKNTIGAGMEEYMWAFIPKIFSHTITMQETSSEQIWFVD; this is translated from the exons ATGCGTCAATATTTTCCTCTAACATACTGTTACTTACTACCACTCACGACAACGCCCATCCCTAAATCAATGGATCTATTATGCGAGCCAAAATCCCCAGCAACCCCTCCCCGAAAGACGCCATATGTCTGTGATGAACTTTGGGATGGAGGTCCGTTTAAAACCTATCCAATTCGCAAAGGCAAGGTTGGTCTGGTTCCTCCACATCTCCGGCATTTTCTAGGAGCGGGTGCATTTCTTGAGCCGTACCATGAACTGCTGTATCCCACGTCCAAAGAAGAGATACAGCCGTTCCTGCAGACCTGGCTGTGGTTCGGCCTACTGGCTGAAATGCTGGGCCTGAATGAGATCAGCCCTGGTGTTCACCTTGTTGAAAATACCGTCGCTGCTGAAGGGATTCGCAATTTATATGCAAACACAGTCTATCTTAGCGACGAGGATGGCAAACGATATATCAGTGCCAAAGAGGTGCTGAATTCAACCCAGGTTATCGCAGAAAGACAGAAGCTTGCGCCCGATAAGCGGGAGAGGCTCATATACATACGCGATTGCCTTCGTTACGCCAATTTAATGATTCCTTCTGCCTTGAATTTAGACGAAACCGTGCGCTACTCGATATGCGCCCTTGGAGAATATTTCTCCACGGGCTTATCCAGCGTAGTAGCGCAATCAACTACCAAAATCGACGTGCCTAACTTAGCGTTCAGCTGGCATCAGGGTTACATGCAATTGGGGGGCACCATAGACAAACAAATGCTTCAGCGGGGATGGTGCCCTAGCGAGACTGAGAAGATTCGATCTCAGTTTCAAGGATTGCATACCATGCACCATATTTCACAGTTACAGAGGCCAAATGCCAACCAAGACCATTCAAACTGTACACGCCATCTGTGCACAGCCTTTCAGATGGACATTGAGACCTATCAGCCCTCACACCTGTCAGATGACTGCGGTTGTCCTCTCCTAACTATTGATGAGAGAGTAACCTCTCTGATTCTTCGCAGCACTGATACTTATCCAATCCTCCGGTTTGATCAAATAGGGGATGAATCGGACAACTTCGAACTAGTGGTTGAACCATATGAACCGGGTGTCCCCTATGTCGCACTCTCTCAT GTTTGGGCCAATGGACTAGGGAATCCAAGGGCAAATTCTCTCCCAAGGTGCCAAGTAAAGCGGGTGGCTCAATTAATAGCATCTCTGCAAGGCCAAGTAGACGCGGAACAAACAGAACATAGGATTCAATACCGAATCTGGATTGACACTTTCTGTTGTCCTATTGAGCTTGAAAGTAAATTAATCGCACTTGAAAGGATCGCTGGTGTGTATAGAAATGCGGCCCATGTCCTTGTGCTGGATGCTACTTTGACTGGATTAAATTCTCAAGACACACATCCTGCTGAGTTATTATTGCGGATATATGGTGCGTCCCCTTGGATGAGACGGTTATGGACCCTTCAAG AGGGCGCACTCACAAGGAGTCTATTCGTACAATTGGAGAATAATGCAGTTAGAGGCTTTGATTTGCTTGTTAGCCTCTTTGACGCTGGCAATGGCGATCCGCGATACATGCGAATATGGCAGGATGTAATACATGCA TATAATGAACTTCAAGGCTTTGGTCTTCAATATGGAGGACTGGAGCCGACTACACCGCAACTCCTCACCCTTCAGCGAGCATTGCAGTTCCGAACAGTATCAGTCGCATCTGATGAACCACTCTGTATCTCTACTCTGATGTCCCTTGATACGAAATACATTGCTTCTACTTCCGATACCGAAAGTCGAATGATTCGCACTTGGGAACTCCTGAACAAATTGCATAGCGGTCTTCCACCACGACTCATATTTTATGCGGATGAAGTGCTAAGCACACCTGGATGGCGATGGGCTCCTCGTAGTCTACTGGGATCGTCTGTCAAAGATCCAACTATGGGGTTTGACGAGCGCATGCTACGTCTTGTTAGTGCCCCCAACGTCCAAGGCATTCCGACACCTCTAGGCTTGAAAGTCACCTTCCCAGGATGCCGTCTTATTCCTCTTCCACTAGCAGCTAGCCTGTCATTACATCCATGGCCTGGAGCAATCAATGCTTCAGAAGATCAAATCATCATTCGTCAAGAGGAAAGCGGGAAGTGGTACCGAATACTTGATTGGTATCGCAGCAAAAAACTCTCATCTTGGACAAATGATGAGAAGACAGCGTTTGACAGAGAACAAAACGACCCTCTCTGTAGAGAAATAGACTCTGGAAAATGTGTTTTAATCTACGATGAAAAATCAAGAGCTAACGATATGATAGTAGCGTGTATGGCGCTTGTAGAAAAAATTCCCGAAGACTTCGAACACAACTCAATCACTTCAAGAGAGCTCAACGCTGGCTTAAGAGTCCATAGAACAAGGACAGTGATCATGTCTATTCTCAGCAATGAAGAAGTACGAATGATGACGGTCTTTAGGGATTTAGCTTCTACCATAGCAGCATATCAGGAGACATACCAACTATCGGCGATCAAAGATCGTGATAGCGAAGAATGGAAGAGCTGCATGAGCAATATCAAAGCTAAGATGAGAGAAGTGGTAGCGGAAGCATTGAATTCCAGCCCAGAGCTGGTTCAGATCATCAAAAATACCATTGGCGCTGGTATGGAGGAATACATGTGGGCATTTATTCCCAAAATCTTTTCTCACACAATCACCATGCAAGAAACATCGAGCGAACAGATTTGGTTTGTTGATTAG
- a CDS encoding uncharacterized protein (EggNog:ENOG41) gives MPLKHIVTENAPAAPISGLFSQAVRAGPFLYTQGTPGARPDGTMVEGTIQDRTRQVIRNLEEILAAEEMTLKNVVKATIFIKNFDENFPLVNQVWEEMMPEPRPTRTTVGVAQLPAGGTDIEIEFVAYDG, from the exons ATGCCGTTGAAGCATATCGTCACAGAAAATGCGCCCGCAGCGCCAATTTCAGGATTG TTTTCTCAAGCAGTGCGAGCGGGTCCATTTTTATATACACAAGGAACACCTGGTGCTCGTCCAGATGGCACCATGGTCGAAGGCACG ATCCAAGATCGTACAAGACAAGTCATAAGAAACCTCGAAGAGATATTGGCAGCTGAGGAAATGACCCTTAAAAACGTTGTAAAGGCGACTATCTTCATCAAGAATTTTGATGAGAATTTCCCTTTGGTCAACCAG GTATGGGAAGAGATGATGCCTGAGCCTCGTCCTACACGAACGACCGTAGGCGTTGCTCAACTGCCCGCCGGGGGTACCGATATCGAGATCGAATTCGTGGCGTATGATGGTTGA